One part of the Streptomyces lienomycini genome encodes these proteins:
- a CDS encoding helix-turn-helix domain-containing protein, which yields MLARASEIPLQDLARRARCSPSYLSRILSGQRVPSWAITERLAKTCEADPAIVRRAWETEQLRRRPPRSTVDDRRDIDSLAGVSDRAQALRKLATALRTLHVRAGQPTLQQICVHSRWRLHAPQVTAILERDEPCDWPTLVLLLGILGGSPDYFRPLRQAATEHPPA from the coding sequence ATGCTGGCCCGTGCCTCCGAGATCCCCCTGCAGGACCTCGCCCGCCGCGCCCGGTGCTCCCCGTCCTACCTCAGCCGCATCCTCAGCGGCCAGCGTGTCCCCTCCTGGGCCATCACCGAACGCCTAGCCAAGACCTGCGAGGCCGACCCCGCGATCGTCCGCAGGGCCTGGGAGACCGAACAACTGCGTCGCCGGCCCCCGCGCTCCACGGTCGACGACCGAAGAGACATCGACTCCCTGGCCGGCGTGAGCGACCGCGCGCAGGCCCTCCGCAAACTGGCTACTGCCCTGCGGACCCTCCACGTGCGGGCCGGCCAGCCGACCCTGCAGCAGATCTGCGTCCACTCACGCTGGCGGCTACATGCCCCTCAGGTCACCGCCATCCTGGAACGCGACGAGCCCTGCGACTGGCCCACCCTCGTCTTGCTGCTGGGCATCCTCGGTGGCTCTCCGGACTACTTCCGCCCCCTGCGGCAGGCCGCCACCGAGCACCCACCCGCGTAG